The nucleotide sequence GAAGACATACCACGCCGAGAGCGAACCGCCGTCGTCGTTGCCGTCGAGTCCGTCGGGCTTGGTGGAATACCGGTGTTTCGCGACCCAACGCACCCAGTCCTGCGTCAGGTCGGGCCGCCCCGCGAAATTGAACAAATACGCGGCGTGCATGTCCGGCTCGTTTCCGTGCCAATACCACGGCTGAACGGATAGCTGCGTGCGTTCGCGCATGCCGTTCACGAAAAATTCCTCGAGTCGATCGACGAAGATTTCGGGGCCGCCGAACAGTTGGACAAGGTCCGGGGCATCGTGGAGAACGAACCACAGCCAGTGCCGCGCGTTGCCTTCGGTGTAACCGTTCAGGTTGAAAATCGCGGAACCCGGACTGAAGGGCTCCTTAAATGATCCGTCGGAATTTCGCGGGCGGAAATATTCGGTTTCGTCGTCCCACAGATTGCGGTAGTTGCGGGATCGCGCGAGAAAAATATCTCTATCCGTCTCGTATCCCAGCGCATCGGCCAAGCGTCCGAGACAAAAATCGTTGAGCGCGTACTCCATCGTTCGCGAAACCGATTGGTCCTGATGATCGGCCGGTACGTAGCCGAGATCCATGTAGTCGCCGAGGCCCACCCGCTCCGCCAGCGCCGCCTCCACGAACGCGTGTTCGCGCAGTCCGGGATAAATCGTCTCGATTTCGAGATCGGTATTGCCCTTCAGATAGGCGTCGGCGATCACGGTATCGGAATGCGTGCCGATCATGACCTGCGTCTCGCCGATGCCCTGCGCCCACATGGGATACGCGCCACCCTGTTCGTACATGGCCTTCGCCGAAAGCGCGACGTCGCGGTTGATCTCGGGCCGGATGAGCTGCATCAGCGGGTGATAGGTGCGGAATGTGTCCCACAACGACAGGTCGCTGTAATACGTGAAACCTTCCGCCGCGTGCTCCTCGCGATCGAACCCCATGTACGTCCCGCCGGATTCGACGAGATTCGTCGGCAAAACGTCGAGGTGCATCATCGCCGTGCGGAAGATCTGTCGCTCGGCCGCGTTGCCGCCCTCGATCTCGATCGCGCCTAGCCGTTCGCGCCAGATGTCGCGGCTCTCTTCGAGCACGGCGAAAAAGTCGAGATCGCCGATTTCCGATTCGAGGTTCGCGCGCGCCTGATCGACGCCGATGAGCGAGATGCCGACCGCGACATCGACCACGCGCGTGCCCTGCGCGAAGCCCACGTAGGCCGCGATATCCCTGCCGCTCTGGTCGGCGACTCCGGCGAAACGCTGCGCGTTTTTCACCGTGCCGAAGTCGGCGACCGGTTCGGAGAATCGTGCCGCGAAATAGATCGGCATGCCGCCGTAGGAGTAGCTGAATCCGCCGTGCTGATCGGTGTATCCGAAAACCTCGCCCGTCGCCGCATCGACGTGAATCTCGCCGCCCCAGCTCGCCTCGATCGCCACCGAATGGCTGGAGTCGATGACGACATAGGGCGCGGGGCCGTCGTCCGGAAACGTGTAGCGGTGATAGCCCGCATTCATCGTCGCGGTGAGCTGCGCGTCGATGCCGTAGCGTTCGAGAAACACGCGGTAATAGCCGGGGCTTGCGTCCTCGTTGGCGTGCGAGAATCGGGATCGATAGCCTGTTTGCAGAGCTTTCTCGTCGGACATGCCGAGGACCGGCATCACGAGGATGTTGCCGAGATCGACGATGCCCGTGCCGGGCAAATGCGTGTGCGAGAAGCCGCGGATCGTGTTGTCGCCGTACCAGTAGCCGCCCGCGTGGAACAGGAAGATGTAGATCCAGCCCAATCCCGTGTCCGGCCCGAGCTTGACCAGACCGTTCGGGCGCATGGGCCCCGGCTGCATGAAACCGAATCCCCAGATCGGCATTCCGGCCGTTCCAATGAAGGGATTCACTTCGTCGAGAATGTCCGCGGGGGCCGTGTCGTCGTCATCGGCGAGGTCGTCATCCGAGCCCGCGTCGTCGTCCGGGCTCGCCGCCGCTTCCTTCGGCTCGTCGCCGCCCTCTTCGTCGAACACGCACCCGAACGAAAAGACTCCGACGAGCATCAGGAATGCGAGGAAACGCATGACTCCTCCGTCAGCGGGCGCGGTTCGGATCGATCCAGCGCATCCCTATTCTTTCGTCTTGACGTCCAAACTCCGGCAGAATTCGAGGAACGCCGGCTCGAATTTCGACAGATCGTCGTACTTCGCCGTCAGCTTGACGAAGACAGTCACGTTTCCGTGTGTGGCGAGGGCCGCGAAAAACGCGCGCTCGGCGAGTTTGGGATTTTCCATGCGGTAGTACTTGAATGACCCGAACTTCATCTGATCGGCTTTGCCCGCCGCCTCGATCTCGGCGGGCGTCATCGGCGGCAACTCCACCTGCTTGCGCCAGCGCGTGATGTTGGCTTCCAACCCTCCGGCCTTTCCGACGAGTTCCGTGATGGCCGCGTCGGCGGTGACATCGCCGATCTTGATGTCGAAACTCGCCGCGCGCATGCCCTTGGCGGGCTTTTCCGTCCAACCCTCGGGCAGCGTCCACGCATAAGTGTTGAGGGTTTGCGGTTTCTGGAGTTCCCGCGTCGTACCCAGCATCCGGGCCGCGCCCTCATCCATGGCACTTTTCTTCGCGGGTTTCTCTTCCTCGGGTTTGTCTTTAGGCCCGCAGCCGGCGGCGACCACGATCAACGTCAGGCACAGCACCGCGATCACACAGGATTTCATGACTTGCTCCCGTCAGGATGTTGATTGTGCGTTCGATTCTTGGCTGAACTCGCCTGGCGCGCCGGCGATTTCGGTTTCGGTTTGGACTTCGCACCAACGGTGCGCAGGGCCGCGTCCATCGCCGACCCTGCCCAGCGAGCAAGTTCGTCGGGATCGTCCAGCGCACCCTCGGGGCATGCGAAATACGACATCTCCATGCGCCGACCGTTCGCCTCATAAACAAAGGGGCCTGAACCCGCCTCGATGAAGGCGTCTTTGTTGCGCGCGTCGACTTTGAGATAGAGCACGTCGTCGGCCACGAGCCCGAACATGAGGTCGTGCCGGTAAATGCCATGGCCGCCGAACATGGCGCGGGCGCGGACGCCGTCCACTTGGCGCAACTGGTCCAGCAGGTACTCCACAAAGGCGCTCTTCGACGCCATGATGTCTCCGGATAATTCGAGGCATTTTGAACCGGTGCGGGACGGTTATCAATCACCCGCGCGGCCGAGGTTGTTGTTGAACCGAATCCCCGAACCGAACGCGATCATGGACGAAGCCGAGCAGGCGCTCGCCTATACGCGCGCCGATTTCGCCGACGTCAACCGGCGATTCGTGGATCGATTCGTCGAGCACTTTCCGGACTTCGAACCGGGCCGGATTCTGGATCTGGGTTGCGGTCCGGCGGATATCCCGATTCGTTTCTGCCGCGAAATGCCGGGCGTGACCGTCGTCGCCGTGGACGCCTCGCCCGCCATGATCGAACTCGCTCGCGCGGACGTCGGAGTTTCCGGCATCGCCTCGCGAATCGAGTTGCGGCTCGGCATGGTGGACGGTGCTGCGATCGACGGCGCGCCGTTCGACGCCGTTGTCAGCAACAGCCTGCTCCATCATATGGACGATCCGCTGGAGTTTTGGATGGCGATCGCTGCGAATGCGCGGTCCGACGCGCCGATCCTCGTCGTCGATCTGTTTCGCCCGCCGAGCCGCGAAGACGCGCGACGCATCGTGGACGCCGCGTCACCGAACGAGCCCGAAATTCTGCGGCGGGATTTCTTCAATTCGCTGCTGGCCGCGTATTCGCGCGAGGAGATTCGCGATCAACTGCACGGATCGGGGTTGGCGCACCTTTCGTGCGAGATCGTCAGCGACCGTCACGTCGCCGTGTGGGGGCGTGCGCTCTAGCAGAAGTCCAGATCCGCGCCGAGGTGCGCCTGCGTGACGTGCCGGGCGTGCAGCCAGCGATAGCCGCGCGCGGGCGGATCGGGCGGTCGCCACGATTCCCGCCGACGCGCGAGATCAGCATCTTCCACGAGCAAATCAAGACGGCGATTCGAAACGTCGAGGCGGATGGGGTCGCCGTCGCGAACGAGCGCGAGCGGCCCGCCGACCGCCGCCTCGGGCGAAACGTGCAGCACAATCGTCCCGTACGCCGTTCCGCTCATACGCGCGTCGGACACGCGCACCATGTCCTTGACGCCGTCGCGGGCCAGATACTTCGGGATCGGGATCGCTCCCGCCTCCGGCATGCCCGCCCCGACCGGTCCCGCGTTGCGCATGACGAGCACGTGGTTCGGCGTGATGCCGAGCGCGGGATCATCGATGCGCCGCGCCACGTCGTCGGGCGATTCGAAGACGACGGCGGGTCCCGTGTGCGCAACCAAATGGGGTGACGCGGCGGCGACCTTGATGACCGCGCCCTCCGGCGCGAGGCTGCCGCGCACGACGGCGAGCGCTCCGGTCGGCCCCAGTGGCGTGTCCAGGGTGCGGATCACCGACTGCCACTCGGCGGGCCCGGCCGACGACGCGAGGCGATCGCCCAGCGTTCCACCCTCGACCACGCGCGCTCCGCGGCGAAGCAACGGCTCGAGCGCCTTCAGCAAGACCGGCACGCCGCCCGCATGGTGGAAGTCCTCCATGTAGTTCGCGCCCGCCGGCTTGCAGTCCACGAGGAGCGGCACGCGCACCGACACCGCATCCACATCGGTGAGCGACAGGTCCGCGCCCGCGCGCCGGGCAATGGCGAGCAGGTGGACGATCGCGTTGGTCGATCCACCGAGCGCGAGCAGCACCGTGAGCGCGTTGAGAAATGCGTCGCGCGTCAGAATCTCGCGCGGGCGGATTGGCGTGCGCGCCCGCGCGACCGCCATTCGCCCGGTCGCCACCGCGTGACGCAACCGATCGCCGGTCACGGCGGGCGGCGTCGCCCCGCCGGGAAGCATCATGCCGAGTGTCTCGGCGAGACTCGCCATGGTCGATGCCGTGCCCATCACCATGCATGTCCCGCCGGTGGGGCACAGGTTGGGTTCGATGGCGGCGATGTCGTTCTCATCGAGATCGCCCGCCCGATGCGCCGCCCAAAGGCGTCGGCAGTCGGTGCATGCGCCCAGGCGCTCGCCGCGCCATCGGCCGGTCAGCATCGGCCCTGTCACCTCGATCAGTGCGGGTACGTTTGCCGAGGCCGCGGCCATGAGCTGCGCGGGCACGGTCTTGTCGCAACCGCCGACAAGCACCACCGCGTCCATGGGGTGCGCGAGGATCATCTCCTCGGTCTCCATCGCCAGCAGATTGCGAAAGAGCATCGTCGTCGGCGACATGAGGATCTCGTGCAGCGACGACGTGGGAAACACGAAGGGAAGCCCGCCCGCTTCGAGCACGCCGCGTTTCACCGCGTCGATGATCTCGGGCATGTTCCGGTGGCAGGTCACGTAGTCCGACGACGTGTCGGCGATGCCCACGATGGGCCGATCGAGATCCTCGGCGTCGAAACCCACCGAAGCGAGAAACGCGCGGCGCATATACCGCGAAAACGCCTCGTCGCCCGTCGTGGCGAGATTCGCGTTGATGCCTTTTCGACTCATGACCGCTCCACCGAAGTCGCGACGAATTCGTCTACAGGAGGAAGTTCACGTACTTCGTCACCGTGTACGCCTCGATGCCCTCGTTGCCGCCCTCGCGACCGAAGCCCGATTGCTTGATGCCGCCGAAGGGGATCTCCGCCGCGGCGATGACCATGTTGTTTATGCCGACCATCCCCGCCTCGATCCCCTCCGCCGCGAGAAACGCCGTGCGCGTGTTCTGCGTGAAGACATATGCCGCGAGGCCATATTCCGTGTCGTTGGCGAGCGCGAGGCCGTCTTCGAGATCGGTGAAGGTCGCGATCGGCGCGATCGGGCAGAACGGCTCGTGTGTCAAGATGTCCATGGTGCGGTTCACGTCGGTCAGCACCGTCGGCAAAAAGAAAAACCCGCGGTCACGACCCGGCGGGCGAGTTCCCCCGCACGCAACGCGCGCGCCCTTGCCCACCGCGTCGGCCAACAGCGCCTCGGTGGCGTCGAGTCGTCGCCTGTTCGCAAGCGGCCCGACCTCCGTCGCGTCGTCCATGCCGTCGCCCACGCGCAGCGACTTGGTAATCTCCACGAACCGGCGCGTGAATGAATCCGCGACGCGCTCTTGCACGAAGAACCGGCTCGCGCAGATGCACACCTGCCCGTTGTTGCGAAACTTCGCGCGCGCGGCCACGGTCGCCGCGTGCTCGATGTCCGCGTCGTCGAAGACGAGGACCGGCGAATGCCCGCCGAGTTCCATCGTGACGGGCTTGATGCCTTCCGCCGCGAGACGCAGCAGCTCGCGCCCCACGGGCACCGAGCCGGTGAGGCTGACCTTGCGAATGATGGGCGAACGGATGAGGTGCGTGCTGATCGCGGCGGGATCGCCCGTGACGACGTTGACGACGCCCGGCGGAATTCCCGCGTCTTCGCACGCCTTGGCGAGCGCGAATGCGGTGAACGGCGATTCCTCCGCGGGCTTCAGGATCACGGAGCATCCGGCTGCGAGCGCGGGCGCGATTTTTCGCGACGGCAGCAGCGCGGGAAAATTCCACGGCGTGAACGCGGCGACGGGACCGATGGGCTGGCGGATCACCATCAGCCGATGCGCCCGCGAATGGCCATCGATGACTCGCCCGTAGATGCGCCGCGCCTCGTCGGCGAACCAGTCGAACTGGTCGGCGGCGGCGTGAACCTCCGCGCGGGCCTCAGCTAGCGGCTTGCCCTGCTCCGTGGTCAACGTGCGGGCGATGTCCTCCGTTCGCTCGCGGATCAGCGCCGCCGCGTGGCGGATTTTTGCGCTGCGCGTCCAGGCGTCCACATCGCGCCACGATTTCCACGCGTCGTTGGCCGCCGCAAGTGCGCGATCCAGATCGTCCGCCGTCGCGACGGGCACGCTGCCGACCACGTCTTCCGTCGCGGGGTTGAGCACATTCATCCGCGCGCCGCTAGAGGCCGCGGTCCAGCATCCATCGATAAACATTTCCGTGGGCGCATTCATGGCCGCCCTCCCCTCGTGCGAAATCAGAGTCCCAACTCGTGACGCAACCGCTGCGTGTCTTCAACCCAATTGCCGACGTTCCAGCGCCCGAACGCGCCGAGCCCGCCCAGTTCGTTCGCGCCGCAATAGACGGGCACGTGAACGAGCGAGACGCCATCGAATGCGAAAGCCTCGTCCAGCGCGCGGCGCAGTTCGTCGGGAGTTTTCCCGCCGAAGATCGCCCGCACGCCGCCGATCGCAGCGCCCCACGCCACGTAGTCCACCGCCACGCGGTCATTCGTCGCGTGGTCATGGCCGTACTGCGCCCATTGCAGGCCCGAGATCGCCGCCATGCGACGGTTGTCGAGCACCACCACGCACCCCCGCGCGCCGTGTTGCACGCCATCGCTAAGCGCCTGCGGGTTCATGGTGAACGACCCGTCGCCCGTGAGCACGATGGAATACGGAACCTTTTTCGACAGTGCGGTCGCAAGCAGCGCCGACGTCGCGAAACCCATGTAGCTCGCACCCGTTTCCGTGAAAGTTCGACCCGGGCGGTCATCCTCGACGAGCTGAAACCCATTCGCCTGCACGTCGCCCGCGTCGAAAAACGTGATCGCTCCGCGCTCTCGCGCGAGATCGGTGATGAGCTTGATCGCGGCGGGCTGCGTCAGAACGGGCTCATTCCAGACACCGTCGTGCAGCGTGGGCGCATCGTAGCGGGCGCGTTTGAACGCCTCCCACTCCGCCCGCCTCGCTGCGCACGCATCGAGCCACGCGGCGCGTTCCTGCGTTCGTGGAATTGGGTCCGCTTCGAGCAGATCGCAGAGCCGATCGAGCGTCGGACCCGCGTCGCCCACCAGCGCCGTGGTGCGGCTGTAGTGCATCGCCGCGCGCGCGTCGGTGTTGATGTTGATGACGTGCCGCGCGTTCAGGTAGCCAGTTCGCGAACAGTCCGACTGGCACACTGCGCGCGATCCCAGCACGACCACGAGATCCGCCTGCTCCATCGCAAAGTTGCCGCTGATGCTGCCCTTCGACCCGCCGACCTGCATGTTGCGCGGATGTGCAAAGGCAATCGCGCCCGTGCTGCGCGGAGACAGTGCCGCCACGGCGTGCGTGAGATCCAGAAAGCGTGCGATCGAATCACCGGCGAAACGCGCTCCCGCACCGATCTTCAGCGTCACGCGGCTTGCGGTGCGAAGGACCGATACCGCTTCGCCGTACGCGACCTCGTCCTGCGACGCACCGAGCTTGGGCGGCGCGCCGCACGGCAACTCGTCGAGGTGAAAGCCGCGCAGTTCCGCGGGCTGCGTGTTGAGGGGCATCAGCAGGTAGAACGGCCCGGGAGAATGCGGATCATCCACCCGCGCTAGACCGCGACGCAGCGCGGTCGCCAGCGCCCAGGGCGTGTGAAGAGAGTATGCGTCACCCATGGTTGCGCATAGCCGCGTGAAAAGCCCCTGCTCCTCGCGCGGGATCTGCTGCATGTTCGGGCCTTCGTCTTGCGTGGTTTCGTCGCCGAAGAGGTACCACACGCCGAGACCGTCGCTCGCCGGCGCGATCGACGCCGCGAGCGCCTGAAGCGCGCCCGGGCCGATCGACGTCACGACTGCCGCTTTTTCCCCCGTTACCCAGCGTAGCGCCGCCGCCGCATGCGATGCCTCGACCTCGCTGCGCACGCCGAAGGTCCGCAGCAGCCCGGCGGACTCGTAGATCCGCAGAACCTCGCCCAATTCGGTCGAACCGTGGCCGAGAACGGTGACATAACGGGAGACGTTCTGACGTAGGAGTCCGAGAACGATGAGCTCGGCGAGCGTCGCGTCGATTCTGACCGGAATCGCGCCCGATGAGATCGCGGCGTCCAGACCGCCGGCCCGAGAGATGGCAAATGCACGCTCAATGCGCGCGCGGGCGATCGACTCCCCACTCATGCACGGCCCCCGATGAATCCAGAGCAAACCCGACCGCGAAGGCGCGGCGGGGTCACGTCATGATAGGAGGAAGCGCGACGGGCCGTAAAGCGAAATGGAACGCGGGCGAAGCTACGCGTGGGTCTCGACGAAACGTTCGATGCGACTCGTCTCATCGTCGCCGAGATGCTGGAACTCCACGCCGACCAACAAGCCGTCGTCGTGGCCCGCGAGGTGGGCGATGCGTCCGTGCATGACCGTCCCGGACAGCGGACCGTCCGAGAGGCCAAGTGTGACCGTGTGTTCGCCCATGGGGATCGAGAGTGTCTGACCGACCACCCGAATCCGCGCGCCGCCGCGCGACACGTCGGAGATATGTGCTTCGTAAGGGCCGTATTCGTGTCCGTTCACCACGGAAACGCGCCCGTTCCACTGACAGTTCACGCGGCGATGCCTCCGGCGCATCGGCGTCGATTCCTCGAGCAAATCGTACGGAATGCCGTGGAAGCTCATGAAACGCAGAAGGTTGGCGAGCGGAATGCGCCGACCGCTGCCGTTGGGCAGACGGAAGCCTTCGATCTCGCCGTCGTCGAACCACTTGATGACGGTGTTGATGTTGATGCCCAGAAGCCTGGCCACCTCGCCCGTCGTGAACACCTTCTTGGTCATGCCGCGTCCCATCCATTCGAAGAAACAGAAGCAATTGGATTATTGCAAATTTCCAGACCCTTGGCAAGGGAAATTACCGGAAATTTTCCGACCTTTTACAAATAGGACTCCGGTTCGAGCGGGAAGAACCGGATTTCGGGCTTCCCATCAGCAGCTTCTATCGCCCAAGCGTCGATGCGATGGGGGGTCCCCTTCGCCGAATCGACGATCCAATATCGAAGAATTACACGGACTTCCGCCGGAATTCGAACGGAAATGACCGACCGGTCGTCCGTCTGGGGAAGCGCCGTCAGGCCGGTGTCGAATGCCGCCTGACCGCGCTTCTGAGCGCCGAGGTGAATCAAATTGACGCGTTCGAAGCCCACCTCGTCCTTGCCGTAGCTCACGAAGGCGTTGAGTTCGATCGGCAACTCCGCCAGCGCGTGGAACTCGGGCTTGCCGGGCAGCACGGTCATCGTCAGGGGTTCGGGTTGCCACGAGACGGGAACGGTCTTGTGGTAAACGTCCAGCACACTCTCCTCGTCGATGTAATCGAGGAAAAACTCGGTCCCCTCTTCGGCAACGCGCACGGCGTTCGCCGGAT is from Deltaproteobacteria bacterium and encodes:
- a CDS encoding GH92 family glycosyl hydrolase, whose protein sequence is MRFLAFLMLVGVFSFGCVFDEEGGDEPKEAAASPDDDAGSDDDLADDDDTAPADILDEVNPFIGTAGMPIWGFGFMQPGPMRPNGLVKLGPDTGLGWIYIFLFHAGGYWYGDNTIRGFSHTHLPGTGIVDLGNILVMPVLGMSDEKALQTGYRSRFSHANEDASPGYYRVFLERYGIDAQLTATMNAGYHRYTFPDDGPAPYVVIDSSHSVAIEASWGGEIHVDAATGEVFGYTDQHGGFSYSYGGMPIYFAARFSEPVADFGTVKNAQRFAGVADQSGRDIAAYVGFAQGTRVVDVAVGISLIGVDQARANLESEIGDLDFFAVLEESRDIWRERLGAIEIEGGNAAERQIFRTAMMHLDVLPTNLVESGGTYMGFDREEHAAEGFTYYSDLSLWDTFRTYHPLMQLIRPEINRDVALSAKAMYEQGGAYPMWAQGIGETQVMIGTHSDTVIADAYLKGNTDLEIETIYPGLREHAFVEAALAERVGLGDYMDLGYVPADHQDQSVSRTMEYALNDFCLGRLADALGYETDRDIFLARSRNYRNLWDDETEYFRPRNSDGSFKEPFSPGSAIFNLNGYTEGNARHWLWFVLHDAPDLVQLFGGPEIFVDRLEEFFVNGMRERTQLSVQPWYWHGNEPDMHAAYLFNFAGRPDLTQDWVRWVAKHRYSTKPDGLDGNDDGGSLSAWYVFTALGFYPLPCTNTYVIGSPKFPRAVVHMPGGDLEIVAENADEDHIYVQSVTLNGEPLDDPWFTHDRIANGGTLEFVMGDTPTHALRQP
- a CDS encoding TfoX/Sxy family protein; this translates as MASKSAFVEYLLDQLRQVDGVRARAMFGGHGIYRHDLMFGLVADDVLYLKVDARNKDAFIEAGSGPFVYEANGRRMEMSYFACPEGALDDPDELARWAGSAMDAALRTVGAKSKPKPKSPARQASSAKNRTHNQHPDGSKS
- a CDS encoding class I SAM-dependent methyltransferase; this translates as MNRIPEPNAIMDEAEQALAYTRADFADVNRRFVDRFVEHFPDFEPGRILDLGCGPADIPIRFCREMPGVTVVAVDASPAMIELARADVGVSGIASRIELRLGMVDGAAIDGAPFDAVVSNSLLHHMDDPLEFWMAIAANARSDAPILVVDLFRPPSREDARRIVDAASPNEPEILRRDFFNSLLAAYSREEIRDQLHGSGLAHLSCEIVSDRHVAVWGRAL
- a CDS encoding dihydroxy-acid dehydratase — its product is MSRKGINANLATTGDEAFSRYMRRAFLASVGFDAEDLDRPIVGIADTSSDYVTCHRNMPEIIDAVKRGVLEAGGLPFVFPTSSLHEILMSPTTMLFRNLLAMETEEMILAHPMDAVVLVGGCDKTVPAQLMAAASANVPALIEVTGPMLTGRWRGERLGACTDCRRLWAAHRAGDLDENDIAAIEPNLCPTGGTCMVMGTASTMASLAETLGMMLPGGATPPAVTGDRLRHAVATGRMAVARARTPIRPREILTRDAFLNALTVLLALGGSTNAIVHLLAIARRAGADLSLTDVDAVSVRVPLLVDCKPAGANYMEDFHHAGGVPVLLKALEPLLRRGARVVEGGTLGDRLASSAGPAEWQSVIRTLDTPLGPTGALAVVRGSLAPEGAVIKVAAASPHLVAHTGPAVVFESPDDVARRIDDPALGITPNHVLVMRNAGPVGAGMPEAGAIPIPKYLARDGVKDMVRVSDARMSGTAYGTIVLHVSPEAAVGGPLALVRDGDPIRLDVSNRRLDLLVEDADLARRRESWRPPDPPARGYRWLHARHVTQAHLGADLDFC
- a CDS encoding NAD-dependent succinate-semialdehyde dehydrogenase, which translates into the protein MNAPTEMFIDGCWTAASSGARMNVLNPATEDVVGSVPVATADDLDRALAAANDAWKSWRDVDAWTRSAKIRHAAALIRERTEDIARTLTTEQGKPLAEARAEVHAAADQFDWFADEARRIYGRVIDGHSRAHRLMVIRQPIGPVAAFTPWNFPALLPSRKIAPALAAGCSVILKPAEESPFTAFALAKACEDAGIPPGVVNVVTGDPAAISTHLIRSPIIRKVSLTGSVPVGRELLRLAAEGIKPVTMELGGHSPVLVFDDADIEHAATVAARAKFRNNGQVCICASRFFVQERVADSFTRRFVEITKSLRVGDGMDDATEVGPLANRRRLDATEALLADAVGKGARVACGGTRPPGRDRGFFFLPTVLTDVNRTMDILTHEPFCPIAPIATFTDLEDGLALANDTEYGLAAYVFTQNTRTAFLAAEGIEAGMVGINNMVIAAAEIPFGGIKQSGFGREGGNEGIEAYTVTKYVNFLL
- a CDS encoding thiamine pyrophosphate-binding protein — encoded protein: MSGESIARARIERAFAISRAGGLDAAISSGAIPVRIDATLAELIVLGLLRQNVSRYVTVLGHGSTELGEVLRIYESAGLLRTFGVRSEVEASHAAAALRWVTGEKAAVVTSIGPGALQALAASIAPASDGLGVWYLFGDETTQDEGPNMQQIPREEQGLFTRLCATMGDAYSLHTPWALATALRRGLARVDDPHSPGPFYLLMPLNTQPAELRGFHLDELPCGAPPKLGASQDEVAYGEAVSVLRTASRVTLKIGAGARFAGDSIARFLDLTHAVAALSPRSTGAIAFAHPRNMQVGGSKGSISGNFAMEQADLVVVLGSRAVCQSDCSRTGYLNARHVININTDARAAMHYSRTTALVGDAGPTLDRLCDLLEADPIPRTQERAAWLDACAARRAEWEAFKRARYDAPTLHDGVWNEPVLTQPAAIKLITDLARERGAITFFDAGDVQANGFQLVEDDRPGRTFTETGASYMGFATSALLATALSKKVPYSIVLTGDGSFTMNPQALSDGVQHGARGCVVVLDNRRMAAISGLQWAQYGHDHATNDRVAVDYVAWGAAIGGVRAIFGGKTPDELRRALDEAFAFDGVSLVHVPVYCGANELGGLGAFGRWNVGNWVEDTQRLRHELGL
- a CDS encoding PilZ domain-containing protein, with amino-acid sequence MTKKVFTTGEVARLLGININTVIKWFDDGEIEGFRLPNGSGRRIPLANLLRFMSFHGIPYDLLEESTPMRRRHRRVNCQWNGRVSVVNGHEYGPYEAHISDVSRGGARIRVVGQTLSIPMGEHTVTLGLSDGPLSGTVMHGRIAHLAGHDDGLLVGVEFQHLGDDETSRIERFVETHA